CCTCCACCACCTCACCCCGCTTACCCAAGCGTTCAATGTCACTTAAGAGAATGACCCTCATCGCCATTACTGAAGTAGCGCCAGGTTCCGCGCGGTCTTAATCGCTTTGGCAAGACGGCGCTGGTGCCGAGCACATAAACCTGAAACCCGTGAGGACACTATCTTCCCCCGCTCGGTGAGATAGTCCTTGAGCCTGGGGTCTTTATAATCAATATGGCTAACACCCTCTTCGCAAAAAGGGCAGGATTTTGACCTGACTTTTATTCTTTTGTTTTTCATCAGTGAAGCATAAATGAGCTAATGCCGATGTCAAGTTTGTGTATAGACCAAAAGAT
This genomic window from candidate division WOR-3 bacterium contains:
- the rpsR gene encoding 30S ribosomal protein S18, which codes for MKNKRIKVRSKSCPFCEEGVSHIDYKDPRLKDYLTERGKIVSSRVSGLCARHQRRLAKAIKTARNLALLQ